CGTCGGCGTCCCGGCGTCCCGGCGGCGGGGCTCATCGTCGCGCGTCGGGCACTGGGCATGGCCGCCGCCGACGGCAGACGAACCTCCTCGACGCGGCCCCCCACCACGGCGTGCCGGCTTCGCCATCGCGGCGTCGCGGACAGGCCGAGCACGGCGCACTGCCCGCGACGCGGCGCGGGAGGGCGAATGTCGTCACGGGCCGTGCCGCCGTGAGGTCGCCGGCCTGGCCTGCCGGATCGGCACGCCTCGATCGTGATGACCGGCCGTGGGCGGCACCGGCCATGCCGACGGGAAGCGCGGGGTTCGCGGAGCCGCCTGCGAGGTGCGGCGTGGTCGTGCCTCCGCGAGCGCCGAACCAGCGGTTCGCTCTACCACGCGACGCGAGTCGCGTGGGCGATCCTGCCGCCCTGTCGACCTCGTCAGCCGCCTTCGGGCCGAGACGGCCCCTGCGTCGCCGCCACACCTGGTCCTCGCGGCGTGGCGGGCCGGGGTTGACGGCTCAGCGGGGTGTCTGCTGGTGGACGAGCAGGCGCCAGTCGCCGTCCCGCCGCAGGTAGGTGCTGGCCAGCGTGGCGGAGTAGGTCGCATCGTCGCGTCGCCCGGTGAAGGTGTAGGCGACGGTGGCGGTATGCACGGTCTCGATCAGCCGTGTGTCGGAGAAGGCCGTCTCGTCCCAACCCGGCGAGGAGTTCATCGCCGCGATGCACTGTGCTCTGTCGAGCACGGCGCCGGGGACGATCACGAGTGCGTCGTCATGGAGGACCTCGGCGTAGTCATCGCCGCTGCCGTGGGCAAGTCGCTTCTCGACCGCAAGCAGCTCGTTCAGCACGCTCATATATACAGTGTACATATGACAGTGGGCCGACCGACTCTCTCTCGACGGCGAGTTCTCACCGAGGCGCTGCGACTGATCGACGCCGAGGGCGCCTCGGCGCTGGGCGTACGGCGCCTGGCCGCGCGGCTGGGCGTCACACCGATGGCGTTGTACAACCACGTGGCCGACCGACAGGATCTCGTCGACGGCGTCGCCGAGATCGTCTTGAGCGAGGCCCGACTCGCCGAGGCCGAGCGATCGCCGTACGAGACGGTCATCGCCCAGGCCCGCGCGCTGTACCGCGCCTACCGCGCGCACCCGAACGCGGTGCCGGTGATTCGGCTCGCCGCGGGCCGAGACGTGGCGACCCTGCATCCCTTTCTGGTCGTGGAGCGTGCCTGCCGGACGTCCGAACCCGCGGTGGATCCCGTCCCGCTCTGGATCTCGGTGAACTCGCTGGCCGCCGGGTTCGCCGAGTACGAGGCCGCCGGGCACGCGATCGGACATGACTTCGAGACGTCGTTCCGGTCGGCGGTGGAGAACGTGGCCAGACCCGCGCTGATCGCGAGTGCGGAGTAGCGGGATCGAGTCGTGGCCGTCGGCGTCCGTCATCGTGCCCGGCATGGACCGGCTCGTCGCGGCCTCGGCAGGCGGACGCGGATCGAGGACCGAGCCTGCTGCCTTTGATCTGCACGCGACCGCGCGACCGCCTGCTCCTTGCCTGGACCGGCGAGCCGTCGCCGTTCCCGCTGGCCTGCGCCTCTCGACCGGCCGCCCGCCACCCGGCACAATCACGGCGGTGACCCTCACCCCGCGCACCAACTGGTCCGGCAGCGTCACCTTCGCCGCCGACCGGGTCTTATCGCCTCGTTCCGTCGACCAGGTCCGGGAGCTGGTGCTCACCTCCCGCTCGGCACATGTGGTGGGCGCGGGACACTCGTTCAACCGGATCGCCGACACCTTCGGGACGTTGATCTCGCTCGACAGCCTGCCGACGGTCTTCGATCTCCGCGCCGACACCGTGCGCGTGGGCGGGGGCATGCGGCTCGCCGAGCTGGCCTCCCGCCTGCACGCCCGCGGCCTGGCGCTGCCCGCGCTGCCTTCCCTGCCGCACATCACCGTGGCGGGCGCCTGCGCCACCGCGACGCACGGCTCCGGTGCGACGATCGGCTCGCTCGCGGGCCTGGTTCGATCACTGGACGTCGTCACGGCCGACGGCTCGGTGCTGCGGTTGGACACGTCGCACGAGGACCTCACGGGCGCGGTGGTGTCCTTCGGCGCGCTGGGTGTCGTCGTGGCGATGGAGCTGGCGGTGTGCCCGACGTTCGACGTGACGCAGCGCGTCTTCCAGGACATGCCGTGGGACGCGGTGACGGCGAACCTCGACGCGGTGCTCACCTGTGCCTACAGCGTCAGCGTCTTCACCACCTGGCAGGGCACCGCCGAAGTCTGGACGAAGGGCCGCACCGACGCTCCGGCCGCGGACCTGAGCTGGACCGGTGCCCGCACGGCGACGACCGCACGGCACCCCGTGCCCGGCCAGCCCGCACACCACTGCACCACGCAGCTGGGGGAGCCCGGACCGTGGCACGAACGGCTGCCGCACTTCCGCGCTGACTTCACCCCCAGTGTGGGAGCGGAACTCCAGTCGGAGTACTTCGTCGCCCGTGAGCACGCCGCCGAGGCGCTGCGGGCGTTGGCCGGGCTGCGCGACGATCTCGCCCCGGTGCTGCTGACCTCGGAGATTCGGACCATCGACGCCGACGAGCACTGGCTGAGCCCGACGTACCGACGTCCGAGCGTGGCGGTGCACTTCACCTGGCGGCCCGACGCCGCAGCGGTGGGGGCGGCCGTGCTGCGCATCGAGGAAGCACTCGCCCCGTGGGCACCGCGCCCGCATTGGGGGAAGCTGTTCGCGGCGTCCCCGGAGGTGCTGCGCGGCCGATACGCGCGGTGGGACGACTTCCGTGCGCTGCTCGAGAAGCACGATCCGACGCGGCGGTTCCGCAACGATCTCCTCGACGGGTGGTTCGGCTGACCGTCGGCCGTTCGCCGAATCAGCGCCCCCAAACGGGCGGCTACCCGCATCGGTGCGCCGAGGGGGCGCGACGCTCGACGGAGACGGCCTGATCCGTTCCCACACACCAGGCGGAGGGCCGTGCGGCGCGTCGCCGGCTCGGGCCCGACGGCACGGACCATGTCGCTCCCTCGCTGCCCGGCGGCGCGGCGGTGCCCGCTACGCGCGTGACGGGCGGGCACGAGGACCGCCTCTGCCTCGGTGGCGAGGACGGCCGGTTCTGACAGAGTCGGCCGCGCTGACGCGATCCCGACCGGATGACCGGCTCGCGACACCGACGGAGCAGGACGTTCCCGCCTCGAACGCCGTCGACGAGGAACCGGTGTCGCGGGTGACCGGCGGCGCCGCGCAGGTGTTCGCCCCGGCGACGACGGAAGACGACCTGTCGGCGGCGCCACATCGAAACGGTGTCGGGTAGGAGGACGCAGGACCAGCGGGGGCCCGCTCCGTCGTGCGGCCGGGCATCCGTCGTCGGCGGGCTCACGCCGAGCCCGCCGATCCGCACGCCGCAC
This genomic stretch from Actinoalloteichus hoggarensis harbors:
- a CDS encoding FAD-binding protein, with the protein product MTLTPRTNWSGSVTFAADRVLSPRSVDQVRELVLTSRSAHVVGAGHSFNRIADTFGTLISLDSLPTVFDLRADTVRVGGGMRLAELASRLHARGLALPALPSLPHITVAGACATATHGSGATIGSLAGLVRSLDVVTADGSVLRLDTSHEDLTGAVVSFGALGVVVAMELAVCPTFDVTQRVFQDMPWDAVTANLDAVLTCAYSVSVFTTWQGTAEVWTKGRTDAPAADLSWTGARTATTARHPVPGQPAHHCTTQLGEPGPWHERLPHFRADFTPSVGAELQSEYFVAREHAAEALRALAGLRDDLAPVLLTSEIRTIDADEHWLSPTYRRPSVAVHFTWRPDAAAVGAAVLRIEEALAPWAPRPHWGKLFAASPEVLRGRYARWDDFRALLEKHDPTRRFRNDLLDGWFG
- a CDS encoding TetR/AcrR family transcriptional regulator, with product MTVGRPTLSRRRVLTEALRLIDAEGASALGVRRLAARLGVTPMALYNHVADRQDLVDGVAEIVLSEARLAEAERSPYETVIAQARALYRAYRAHPNAVPVIRLAAGRDVATLHPFLVVERACRTSEPAVDPVPLWISVNSLAAGFAEYEAAGHAIGHDFETSFRSAVENVARPALIASAE
- a CDS encoding nuclear transport factor 2 family protein — translated: MSVLNELLAVEKRLAHGSGDDYAEVLHDDALVIVPGAVLDRAQCIAAMNSSPGWDETAFSDTRLIETVHTATVAYTFTGRRDDATYSATLASTYLRRDGDWRLLVHQQTPR